Below is a genomic region from Betaproteobacteria bacterium.
CCTTTTGTTGCGCGAGGAGTTCGGCATAGAGCCCGACGAGGTCGAGGCGATCGAGATCGTCGGCGGTAGGGGAGCGACGCAGCTACTTTCCGAGCCGCTGCAGCTCAAGCGCCGGCCGAAGCTCGGCATCGACGGCAAGTACAGCATTCCGTTCACGACCGCGGTGATGATGGTCAAAGGCAACGTGACGCTGCGCGATTACACCGACGAGGGCTTGCGCGATCCGCGCGTGCTCGCCATGGCGGATCGCATCTCCTATCGGCCAGGATTGCCGGGGGCGATTGCGGTCGGGGGCAACTCCGGTGTGTCGCGTCCGACAGTTGAAATTCGACTGAAAGACGGACGCCTGCTGTCGCGCACGGCGGCGGGCGTGCCCGGTGATCCGAAGAACCCGGTCAGCCGAACGATGCTCGAGGACAAGTTTCGTGATTGCGTGTCGTTCGCGGCCGAGCCGATCGACCCCGCCGACATCGACCGTGCGGTTGCGCTGATTGCGCAGCTGGAGAACCTCTCCGACGTCACCGAAATCATGCGACTGCTGACACCCAGAGGAAAGGACTAGACAGTGAGCCTGGCACAACAGCCGGCGCCCGGTGCGCCGACGATTTCGTTTCTCGGAACCGGCGATTGCGGCCCGGTTCACGGGCCCAAGGATGGATTTCCGATCGAACGCTACACCGAGCTGGTGCGCCCGACGCTGGCGACGGTCGATCTGAGATTCGCCAACTGCGAGCGCCAATACTCCTCGCGCGGCAAGGCGAGCGAAACCTCACCCCATGGCCGCCAACCGCCCGAGATGGCGCAGATCTTTACCGACTGCGGTTTCGACGCGGTGACGATCGCCAACAACCACATGTACGACTTCGGCCCGGACGCGTTACTCGACACGCGGGCGCTGCTGCTCGAAAAAGGCATCGCGGTCACCGGCGCGGGCCGGGATCTCGACGAAGCGCGCCAGCCCGCCATCGTCGAGCGCAAGGGCATCAAAGTCGGATTCCTCGGCTATTGCTCGGTGATACCGGAAGGCGGCGAAGCGGCGCCGGGCAAGGTCGGCATCGCGCCCCTGCGCGTCGTTTCGAGTTACGAGGGACGCGGGCCGCATGCATCGGTGCGCGTTGTCACGCGCCCGCACGACGGCGACATGACCCAAATCCTCGACGACATTGCTGCCCTGCACCGTCGGGTCGATATCGTCGTGGTGGCGTTCCATTGGGGCGTCATCTGGGTGCCGCGCGTGATCGCGGATTACCAGGTGACGGCCGCGCACGCGTGCATCGATGCCGGCGCAGACCTCATCCTCGGTCATCATGCGCATGTCCCGAAGGCGATCGAGACGTACAAGGGAAAGGCGATCTTCTATAGCCTCAGCAACTTCTGCATGACCAAGCCGTTCCCGTCGCCGAAATGGGAGGAAGCGCCCTGGGTGCACGGGGCGCTGCGCAACCACGCGGACCAGGACCCCGACTATCCGCTGCTGCCTTACGGGCGCGATGCGAAACGCACGCTGCTTGCGAAGGCGGAGTTCGCGAAGGACGGGGTGCGAAGCGTCTCCTTCCTGCCCATGATGATCGACAGGCAGTACCGGCCCGAGGTGCTGCGGGCCGGAGACCCGCGCTTCGACGATATGGTCGGGTACATGGCGTGGGCATCCGAGGGCTTCGATCATCGCTTCATCCTTCGAGGCGACGAGATCGTCGTGACCTCGGCGAATTCGCCGGCCATGGAGGGGCGCGCGTGAACGCAGCTCCAGCGGGGCTCGAACGCACGCCGGCCGCATCGAAGGCGGTCGACCGCATCCAGTCGCAATTGAGCGACTTCGCGGCGCGATCGCGCTACGAGGCGCTCGACGCCGATACCGTTCACGCCGCCAAAGTTCGGGTCATCGACACGCTCGGCGCACTCATCGGCGGATTTTTCGGCGAGGCATGCCGCAGCGCGCGCGATATCGCCGCGCGCA
It encodes:
- a CDS encoding CapA family protein, with protein sequence MSFLGTGDCGPVHGPKDGFPIERYTELVRPTLATVDLRFANCERQYSSRGKASETSPHGRQPPEMAQIFTDCGFDAVTIANNHMYDFGPDALLDTRALLLEKGIAVTGAGRDLDEARQPAIVERKGIKVGFLGYCSVIPEGGEAAPGKVGIAPLRVVSSYEGRGPHASVRVVTRPHDGDMTQILDDIAALHRRVDIVVVAFHWGVIWVPRVIADYQVTAAHACIDAGADLILGHHAHVPKAIETYKGKAIFYSLSNFCMTKPFPSPKWEEAPWVHGALRNHADQDPDYPLLPYGRDAKRTLLAKAEFAKDGVRSVSFLPMMIDRQYRPEVLRAGDPRFDDMVGYMAWASEGFDHRFILRGDEIVVTSANSPAMEGRA